The following proteins are encoded in a genomic region of Solidesulfovibrio fructosivorans JJ]:
- a CDS encoding methyl-accepting chemotaxis protein — translation MKRPLLFAVIVVNAVLLIASALAGGILSYCLLALAFILVSGFLLWVQGRLEATFTRIGHMFASVASATFDYDLEDDPVLRVDALRETVEPHEKAIKERLSKDEAMLGNIITPMAIVGEDGKIKWVNEHMVRLTENEGTPESHVGKSFSRFFYNEECDTVADKAIRERSRQSSKTEFDTHKGNRKYISIFATPILDFDGNLIGGFVSVADFTGVVLKERTITEQNHRIAQGVSEATAVAESLAEAAEQMTSHIAQSTEGMEEQRARTAEVATAIEEMNATILEVARNAGDAAATASKANAMATTGSDLVAKVISVMESVNVKAAGLKSEMQDLGGQAQGIGQIMQVISDIADQTNLLALNAAIEAARAGEAGRGFAVVADEVRKLAEKTMTATKEVSSYIQAIQESARRNMSATDETTQGIEDADNLAHEAGDALHQILNFVEKTSDQVRGIATAAEQQSATSEEINRSTDHINRIAGDTAGSMTQTSSAVTSLAHLAADLKTSMTRMRLE, via the coding sequence ATGAAACGTCCGCTGTTGTTCGCCGTCATCGTCGTCAACGCCGTCCTCCTCATCGCAAGTGCCTTGGCCGGCGGCATTCTTTCCTATTGCCTCCTGGCTCTTGCCTTCATCCTCGTCTCGGGCTTTTTGTTGTGGGTCCAGGGACGATTGGAAGCGACGTTCACCCGCATCGGCCACATGTTCGCCTCGGTCGCGTCGGCCACTTTCGACTACGATCTGGAGGACGACCCCGTGCTTCGCGTCGACGCCCTGCGCGAGACCGTCGAGCCTCATGAAAAGGCCATCAAGGAACGCCTGAGCAAGGACGAGGCCATGCTCGGCAACATCATCACGCCCATGGCCATTGTCGGGGAAGACGGCAAGATCAAATGGGTCAACGAGCATATGGTGCGCCTGACGGAAAACGAGGGCACGCCGGAGAGCCACGTGGGCAAGAGCTTTTCCCGTTTCTTCTACAACGAGGAATGCGATACCGTGGCCGACAAGGCCATCCGCGAACGCTCCCGCCAGAGCTCCAAGACGGAATTCGACACCCACAAGGGCAACCGCAAATACATCAGCATTTTCGCCACCCCGATCCTGGACTTCGACGGCAACCTCATCGGCGGCTTCGTGTCCGTGGCCGACTTCACGGGCGTGGTGCTCAAGGAACGCACCATCACCGAACAAAACCACCGCATCGCCCAGGGCGTGTCCGAAGCCACGGCCGTGGCCGAGTCCCTGGCCGAAGCGGCCGAACAGATGACCAGCCACATCGCCCAGTCCACCGAGGGCATGGAAGAGCAGCGCGCCCGCACGGCCGAAGTGGCCACGGCCATCGAAGAGATGAACGCCACCATTCTCGAGGTGGCCAGAAACGCCGGCGACGCCGCCGCGACGGCCAGCAAGGCCAACGCCATGGCCACCACCGGCTCGGATCTCGTGGCCAAGGTCATAAGCGTGATGGAGTCGGTCAACGTCAAGGCGGCCGGGCTCAAATCCGAAATGCAGGACCTCGGCGGCCAGGCCCAGGGCATCGGCCAGATCATGCAGGTCATCTCCGACATCGCCGATCAGACCAACCTGCTGGCGCTCAATGCCGCCATCGAAGCGGCCCGGGCCGGCGAGGCCGGACGTGGTTTCGCGGTCGTGGCCGACGAAGTGCGAAAACTCGCCGAAAAGACCATGACCGCCACCAAGGAAGTGAGCAGCTACATCCAGGCCATTCAGGAAAGCGCCCGGCGCAACATGTCCGCCACCGACGAGACCACCCAGGGCATCGAGGACGCCGACAATCTGGCCCACGAAGCCGGCGACGCGCTGCACCAGATCCTCAATTTCGTGGAAAAAACCTCGGATCAGGTGCGTGGCATCGCCACCGCCGCCGAACAGCAGTCCGCCACCTCCGAGGAGATCAACCGCTCCACCGACCACATCAACCGCATCGCCGGGGATACCGCCGGGTCCATGACCCAGACCTCCTCCGCCGTGACCAGCCTGGCCCATCTGGCGGCGGACCTCAAAACGTCCATGACGCGCATGCGTTTGGAATAG